Proteins co-encoded in one Kribbella solani genomic window:
- a CDS encoding sugar ABC transporter permease, giving the protein MPKDDLGAAADQTAAEVSPALVPPSVTAQTLREYGRAQVARLKGGESGMLPVLLGLLAIVIVFQAVSPGHVFLSAGNIVNLFLQSAVFMVLAMAETFALLLGDIDLSTGYVAALGGVIAVQLVQPATTHWPWWAAIAVALLVCAVIGAVQGTLITRLHLPSFIVTLGGLLVFNGVLLIVLGFGPFSGYPSLSGVGPNLKALYDLMWGHVTPVQGWIALALVVAVFGVNSYRRDARRRRNGLVAPPVGVTLAKVAVVAVLGAAVVAVCNVNRAALGTLQGVPWALFIVLGVLVSWTVLLQRSRFGRYVYAIGGNPEAARRAGVNVPVIRTWAFVLCSVTAGVAGLLYASYLGGMSNNVNGGQLVLYAVAAAVIGGSSLFGGRGKAVHGILGGLVIGGIYNGMYLQGLSVQWEFIVTGLVLVAAVTVDAVSRRGRA; this is encoded by the coding sequence ATGCCGAAGGATGACCTCGGCGCCGCGGCGGACCAGACCGCGGCCGAAGTGAGTCCGGCGCTGGTGCCACCCAGCGTCACCGCACAGACTCTTCGCGAGTACGGCAGGGCCCAGGTCGCCCGGCTGAAGGGCGGCGAGAGCGGCATGCTGCCGGTGCTGCTCGGCCTGCTGGCGATCGTGATCGTGTTCCAGGCGGTCAGCCCAGGGCATGTGTTCCTCTCCGCCGGCAACATCGTGAACCTGTTCCTGCAGAGTGCCGTGTTCATGGTGCTCGCGATGGCCGAGACGTTCGCGCTGCTGCTCGGCGACATCGACCTGTCGACCGGGTACGTCGCCGCGCTCGGTGGCGTGATCGCCGTGCAGCTCGTCCAGCCGGCGACGACCCACTGGCCGTGGTGGGCGGCGATCGCGGTCGCGCTACTGGTGTGTGCCGTGATCGGCGCCGTCCAGGGCACGCTGATCACCCGGCTGCATCTGCCGTCGTTCATCGTGACGCTGGGTGGGCTGCTCGTGTTCAACGGCGTACTGCTGATCGTGCTCGGCTTCGGGCCGTTCTCGGGCTATCCGAGCCTGAGTGGCGTCGGGCCGAATCTGAAGGCGCTGTACGACCTCATGTGGGGGCACGTCACGCCGGTACAGGGCTGGATCGCGCTGGCGCTGGTCGTGGCGGTGTTCGGCGTCAACAGCTATCGCCGGGACGCGCGCCGCCGCCGGAACGGGCTGGTCGCGCCACCGGTCGGCGTCACGCTCGCCAAGGTCGCGGTGGTCGCCGTTCTGGGTGCGGCGGTTGTTGCCGTGTGCAACGTCAACCGGGCCGCGCTGGGTACCTTGCAGGGTGTTCCGTGGGCGTTGTTCATCGTGCTCGGGGTACTGGTGTCGTGGACCGTTCTGCTGCAGAGGTCGCGCTTCGGGCGCTACGTGTACGCCATCGGCGGGAATCCGGAGGCTGCTCGCCGGGCGGGTGTGAACGTGCCGGTGATCCGTACGTGGGCGTTCGTGTTGTGCTCGGTGACCGCGGGCGTCGCCGGTCTGCTGTACGCGTCGTACCTGGGCGGCATGTCCAACAACGTCAACGGCGGCCAGCTCGTCCTGTATGCGGTGGCGGCGGCGGTCATCGGTGGCTCCTCGTTGTTCGGCGGCCGTGGCAAGGCGGTGCACGGCATCCTCGGTGGCCTGGTGATCGGAGGCATCTACAACGGCATGTATCTGCAGGGCCTGTCGGTGCAGTGGGAGTTCATCGTCACCGGTCTGGTCCTCGTCGCTGCCGTCACGGTCGACGCGGTGTCCAGGCGCGGCCGTGCCTGA
- a CDS encoding 2-oxo acid dehydrogenase subunit E2, producing MWTRSDGRRVVGLPDERAMMPFIMRRRSESAVYFEQLVDIAAARDWVERWNAAGGPHLSLFVLVLHELAGLLHARPRMNRFVAGRRLYDRDGVHLSFGAMKEFSDDAPLEMIKRRFEPGESLATVISSLETAVHAARAHGIGDLDKEMKYFLALPAPVLDVAVSVFHWLDARGVLPSAITRSDPMYSSAVVSNLGSLKTDAAFHHLYEHGNCPLFLVVGRIRPVPVVRDGRIEARQILPLRWTFDERIEDGLYATRSAELLRDRLEDPIRYLGLPEDAVRPDGVRKPA from the coding sequence ATGTGGACCAGATCTGACGGCCGGCGCGTCGTCGGCCTTCCCGACGAGCGGGCCATGATGCCGTTCATCATGCGCCGCCGGAGCGAGTCGGCGGTGTACTTCGAGCAACTGGTCGACATCGCCGCCGCGCGGGACTGGGTCGAACGCTGGAACGCGGCCGGCGGACCGCACTTGAGCTTGTTCGTCCTCGTCCTGCACGAACTCGCCGGCCTGCTGCACGCCCGGCCGCGGATGAACCGGTTCGTCGCCGGCCGCCGGCTGTACGACCGCGACGGTGTCCACCTGTCCTTCGGGGCCATGAAGGAGTTCTCGGACGACGCCCCGCTGGAGATGATCAAACGCCGGTTCGAACCGGGCGAGTCGCTCGCCACCGTGATCAGCAGCCTCGAGACCGCGGTTCACGCGGCCCGCGCACACGGCATCGGCGATCTGGACAAGGAAATGAAGTACTTCCTCGCGCTGCCGGCGCCGGTGCTCGACGTCGCCGTCTCGGTGTTCCACTGGCTGGATGCACGCGGGGTCCTGCCGTCAGCCATCACCCGGTCCGATCCGATGTACTCGTCGGCCGTGGTCTCGAATCTCGGCAGCCTGAAGACCGACGCGGCTTTCCATCACCTGTACGAACACGGCAATTGCCCACTGTTCCTGGTGGTCGGCAGGATCCGGCCGGTGCCGGTCGTCCGCGACGGGCGCATCGAAGCACGGCAGATTCTCCCGCTGCGCTGGACGTTCGACGAGCGGATCGAGGACGGTCTGTACGCCACTCGCTCGGCCGAACTGCTCCGCGACCGGCTGGAGGACCCGATCCGGTACCTCGGGTTACCAGAGGACGCGGTCCGGCCTGACGGCGTACGGAAACCGGCATGA
- a CDS encoding substrate-binding domain-containing protein codes for MGQAAVGLSVLLVAGCGGGGTSPSSQPSASSSPPALSVSSFDLSFAAMSKLTSTTAAGKGKVGVILPDTTSSTRYIDFDAPYIEKALKTAGYSAGDYKIDNAQGVDATELALAQADIAQGASVLIFDPIDSTVGAQVQAYAASHGVALISYDRATFTGTNTYYVSFDNVQVGKLIGAGFNACVKDWHVTAPKVFQLDGGQDTDPNAVSFAQGYNSKIWGTETTPLPAGTKSSTGYTLIGDKITPGWVNAVGATIFTQQFTAHPEINATVEANDGLANAVVTVLKNKGVGAKKIPTTGQDATIQGMTNILQGYQCGSVYKPIYLEAQDAVALATYLRAKQTPPATLVNSTTTPPKGVAGNKQPASLLTPVWVTSANLAKTVIKDKFIDAKALCATVSASVCTAAGITP; via the coding sequence ATGGGGCAGGCAGCGGTCGGGCTGTCGGTGTTGCTGGTCGCGGGGTGCGGTGGTGGCGGTACGTCGCCGTCGTCACAGCCGTCCGCGTCCAGCTCTCCCCCCGCGTTGAGCGTGAGTTCGTTCGACCTGTCGTTCGCGGCGATGTCGAAGCTGACGTCGACCACCGCGGCGGGTAAGGGAAAGGTCGGCGTGATCCTGCCGGACACCACGTCGTCGACGCGATACATCGACTTCGACGCGCCGTACATCGAGAAGGCACTGAAGACGGCGGGCTACTCGGCCGGCGACTACAAGATCGACAACGCGCAAGGGGTCGACGCCACCGAGCTGGCGCTGGCGCAGGCGGACATCGCCCAGGGCGCGTCGGTGCTGATCTTCGACCCGATCGACAGCACCGTCGGCGCGCAGGTTCAGGCGTACGCCGCGTCGCACGGTGTCGCGCTGATCAGTTACGACCGCGCGACCTTCACCGGGACGAACACGTACTACGTCAGCTTCGACAACGTCCAGGTGGGCAAGCTGATCGGGGCCGGATTCAACGCCTGTGTGAAGGACTGGCACGTGACCGCGCCGAAGGTGTTCCAGCTCGACGGTGGTCAGGACACCGACCCGAACGCGGTGTCGTTCGCACAGGGGTACAACTCGAAGATCTGGGGGACCGAGACCACGCCACTGCCGGCCGGTACGAAGAGCAGCACCGGCTACACGCTGATCGGTGACAAGATCACGCCCGGGTGGGTGAACGCCGTCGGTGCGACGATCTTCACGCAGCAGTTCACCGCGCACCCCGAGATCAACGCGACCGTCGAGGCCAACGACGGACTGGCGAACGCGGTGGTCACGGTCCTGAAGAACAAGGGTGTCGGGGCGAAGAAGATCCCCACCACCGGTCAGGACGCCACCATCCAAGGCATGACCAACATCCTGCAGGGTTACCAGTGCGGTTCGGTGTACAAACCGATCTACCTGGAGGCGCAGGACGCGGTCGCGCTGGCGACGTACCTGCGGGCGAAGCAGACTCCGCCCGCCACGCTGGTCAACTCGACCACGACGCCGCCGAAGGGCGTGGCCGGGAACAAGCAGCCGGCGTCGCTGCTGACCCCGGTGTGGGTGACGTCGGCCAACTTGGCCAAGACGGTCATCAAGGACAAGTTCATCGATGCCAAAGCCCTGTGCGCGACGGTCAGCGCGTCCGTTTGCACGGCCGCGGGCATCACGCCGTAG
- a CDS encoding ATP-binding cassette domain-containing protein, with protein sequence MSTLLSLRRISKSFGAVQALTDVDLEVPAGQVTALCGDNGAGKSVLIKCIAGIHEPDHGEIIWAGRPVRIHSPRDAAELGIETVYQDLALADNLDIVQNMFLGREKLRHRLLDEDEMEKAAAGTLRELGVTTVRSIRQPVASLSGGQRQSVAVAKAVMWHSKLVIMDEPTAALGVQQTAVVLDLVRALRARGLAVLIISHNLNDVFAVADRIAVLHLGRMAAQVPAATVDRQRVVEYMTTGVVQRGDGNAEG encoded by the coding sequence ATGAGCACATTGCTGAGCCTGCGCCGCATCTCCAAGAGTTTCGGTGCGGTGCAGGCGCTGACCGATGTCGATCTGGAGGTCCCGGCGGGCCAGGTGACCGCGTTGTGCGGTGACAACGGCGCCGGCAAGTCGGTGCTGATCAAATGCATCGCCGGGATCCACGAACCCGATCACGGGGAGATCATCTGGGCCGGGCGGCCGGTCCGTATCCACAGTCCGCGGGACGCGGCCGAGCTGGGGATCGAGACGGTGTACCAGGACCTGGCGCTGGCCGACAACCTGGACATCGTGCAGAACATGTTCCTCGGCCGGGAGAAGTTGCGGCACCGGCTGCTGGACGAGGACGAGATGGAGAAGGCCGCGGCCGGCACCTTGCGCGAGTTGGGCGTGACGACGGTCAGGTCGATCCGCCAGCCGGTGGCCTCGCTGTCCGGTGGGCAGCGGCAGTCGGTCGCGGTCGCCAAGGCGGTGATGTGGCACTCCAAGCTGGTGATCATGGACGAGCCGACCGCCGCGCTCGGGGTCCAGCAGACCGCGGTGGTGCTGGATCTCGTCCGCGCCCTGCGCGCCCGTGGTCTCGCGGTCCTGATCATCTCGCACAACCTGAACGACGTCTTCGCGGTCGCGGACCGGATCGCCGTGCTGCACCTCGGCCGGATGGCCGCTCAGGTGCCGGCGGCAACGGTCGACCGGCAGCGCGTCGTCGAGTACATGACGACCGGTGTCGTGCAGAGAGGGGACGGCAATGCCGAAGGATGA
- a CDS encoding wax ester/triacylglycerol synthase family O-acyltransferase, translated as MTARQVDDLGAMYLAAENDRVRTHTAALITIDPAALPGGVLTVQRLRALLRERLELVPVFRRRLAGVPLGLDRPYWIECEADLEFHVREIALPEPSNDELLREQVARIFARPLDRSRPLWEMYLIQGLSGGRAAVLTKIHHAAADAESALGIVAALTDTTAHPRRRPPSSSSSAPPANPPGMGAMLLRGLGAVVRQPVRAVTGLPAALSGVDETPVFGTMPGARLIGATTALLTRRRRHTPMPRAPRTSFNRTISPDRRIGISDVPFDDVRRVKQHFAVSVNDIVMAIAAGALRRWLLDHAELPDRCLTAIVPVSLRTPGSGPDGNQLSAVVVPIPTDVDDPAARLGVAHRAMLSALRDLGTIAPDALTDTIRIVPPAFLVRTVQFLTRLNTWAPLTPAMNVNISNVRGPQQPLYLAGAKVESIVPLAGITDGLGLNVTVLSYHGRLSIGVVADRHQVPDVQRIAAWMGDELALLIKFAR; from the coding sequence ATGACGGCGCGGCAGGTCGACGATCTCGGCGCGATGTACCTGGCCGCCGAGAACGATCGCGTCCGTACCCACACGGCGGCGCTCATCACGATCGACCCGGCCGCGCTCCCCGGCGGTGTACTCACCGTCCAGCGGCTCCGCGCGTTGCTGCGCGAGCGCCTGGAGCTGGTGCCGGTGTTCCGCCGCCGGCTGGCCGGCGTTCCGCTCGGGCTGGACCGGCCGTACTGGATCGAGTGCGAGGCCGACCTGGAGTTTCATGTCCGGGAGATCGCACTGCCCGAACCCAGCAACGACGAACTGCTCCGCGAGCAGGTAGCACGCATCTTCGCGCGTCCGCTGGATCGCTCGCGCCCACTCTGGGAGATGTACCTTATCCAGGGCCTGAGCGGCGGCCGGGCCGCCGTACTGACGAAGATCCACCACGCCGCCGCCGACGCCGAGTCGGCGCTCGGGATCGTCGCCGCCCTGACCGACACCACGGCCCACCCCCGCCGCCGTCCACCCTCATCATCATCATCAGCTCCGCCGGCGAATCCGCCGGGCATGGGGGCAATGCTGTTGCGTGGCTTGGGTGCCGTCGTACGCCAGCCGGTCCGCGCCGTGACCGGACTGCCCGCCGCGCTGTCCGGCGTGGACGAGACGCCGGTCTTCGGCACCATGCCCGGAGCCCGTCTGATCGGAGCGACTACTGCCCTCCTGACCCGCCGGCGCCGGCATACACCGATGCCGCGGGCGCCCCGAACCTCGTTCAACCGGACGATCTCCCCGGATCGCCGGATCGGCATCTCCGACGTGCCGTTCGACGACGTCAGGCGCGTCAAGCAGCACTTCGCGGTCAGCGTGAACGACATCGTGATGGCGATCGCCGCGGGCGCGCTCCGCCGCTGGCTGCTCGACCACGCGGAGCTCCCCGACCGCTGCCTGACCGCGATCGTGCCGGTCTCGCTCCGGACTCCCGGCTCGGGGCCGGACGGCAATCAGCTCAGCGCCGTCGTCGTACCGATCCCGACGGACGTCGACGATCCGGCCGCCCGGCTCGGCGTCGCGCACCGCGCGATGCTGTCCGCCCTGCGGGACCTCGGCACCATCGCGCCGGACGCGTTGACCGACACGATCCGGATCGTCCCGCCCGCGTTCCTCGTCCGTACCGTCCAGTTCCTCACCCGCCTCAACACCTGGGCCCCGCTGACACCGGCGATGAACGTCAACATCTCGAACGTCCGCGGGCCCCAGCAACCGCTGTACCTGGCCGGCGCGAAGGTGGAGTCGATCGTCCCGCTGGCAGGTATCACCGACGGCCTCGGCCTGAATGTCACCGTGCTGAGCTACCACGGCCGGCTCTCGATCGGCGTCGTCGCCGACCGCCACCAGGTCCCCGACGTCCAACGGATCGCCGCCTGGATGGGCGACGAGCTCGCACTGCTGATCAAGTTCGCGCGCTGA
- a CDS encoding neutral/alkaline non-lysosomal ceramidase N-terminal domain-containing protein, whose translation MFSCGRGIADITGEPADTGMLGYGKSSQRSDGIHLRLRSRAFVIATGERRLLLVVNDLPMVFDSVRRALLDRLRVLYAELYTEQNTMVTATHTHCAPGGYSHHHLYHSNTGGFRPKTFTAIVDGMTEAVVRAHDDLAPATLTLIHGELRDASANRSKVAFDNNPAADRDRFPDAVDPQTTVLRIDRAGTPVAAINWFAVHNTSMTNANTLISGDNKGYAAYHWERLVAGVDYRDRRPGDFVAAFAQTNAGDLTPNLDLRPGHGPTGDEAENTRIIGLRQYEAAARLMTTSGTVLTEDVDYRLTHVDLSDAVIRPEFTGDGRVHRTGPPIGGAAALAGSEEDGPAFRGFHEGRNPFWDRVSSLIYSRRPGLRDVQAPKALVVAGLRGHYVARRAPVQLLRIGRLYLLGVPAEVTIVAGLRLRRTVAAIVGADLADVLVAGYSNSYLHYITTPEEYDTQQYEGGSTLFGRWTLPALQQTASDLATAMRDGKPIRYGDAEPDVRRPRTARPRIPRDKAPAGREFGDVLLEPRRRYRPGDTVTAIFVAAYPNNDLRRNGSYLEVERRTADGWQPVADDGDWSTTFRWRRTRTGQLAVVTWVVPGDATGEHRIRCHGKAHRQVLRPYTGTSRLFTIEGRGGRHVDQI comes from the coding sequence ATGTTCTCCTGCGGGCGTGGGATCGCGGACATCACCGGCGAACCGGCGGACACCGGCATGCTCGGCTACGGCAAGTCGAGCCAGCGCAGCGACGGCATCCACCTCCGGCTGCGCTCCCGCGCCTTCGTGATCGCGACCGGTGAACGCCGGCTCCTGCTCGTCGTCAACGACCTGCCGATGGTGTTCGACAGCGTCCGGCGTGCGCTGCTCGATCGGCTCCGGGTGTTGTACGCGGAGCTGTACACCGAGCAGAACACCATGGTCACCGCGACCCACACCCACTGCGCGCCCGGCGGCTATTCGCATCATCACCTGTACCACTCGAACACCGGCGGCTTCCGCCCGAAGACGTTCACCGCGATCGTCGACGGTATGACCGAAGCCGTCGTCCGTGCCCACGACGACCTCGCCCCCGCCACCCTGACACTGATCCACGGCGAGCTGCGGGACGCGAGCGCGAACCGCTCGAAGGTTGCCTTCGACAACAATCCGGCGGCGGACCGGGACCGGTTCCCGGACGCGGTCGATCCGCAGACCACCGTGCTGCGGATCGACCGCGCCGGTACGCCGGTCGCGGCGATCAACTGGTTCGCCGTGCACAACACCAGCATGACCAACGCGAACACCCTGATCAGCGGCGACAACAAGGGGTACGCCGCGTACCACTGGGAGCGTCTCGTCGCCGGGGTGGACTACCGTGACCGCCGGCCCGGAGACTTCGTCGCCGCCTTCGCGCAGACCAACGCGGGCGACCTCACCCCCAATCTCGACCTGCGGCCAGGGCACGGTCCGACCGGCGACGAGGCCGAGAACACCCGGATCATCGGACTGCGCCAGTACGAGGCCGCCGCCCGCCTGATGACCACGAGTGGCACGGTGCTGACGGAGGACGTCGACTACCGACTGACGCATGTGGACCTCAGCGACGCCGTGATCCGGCCTGAGTTCACCGGTGACGGCCGGGTACATCGCACCGGTCCGCCGATCGGCGGCGCGGCGGCGCTGGCCGGCAGCGAGGAGGACGGTCCGGCGTTCCGCGGCTTCCACGAGGGCCGGAATCCCTTCTGGGACCGGGTTTCCAGCCTGATCTACAGCCGACGGCCAGGACTGCGCGACGTACAGGCACCGAAGGCGCTCGTTGTCGCCGGACTCCGCGGGCACTACGTGGCCCGGCGCGCTCCGGTGCAGCTCCTGCGCATCGGGCGGCTGTATCTCCTCGGCGTACCAGCCGAAGTCACGATCGTCGCCGGGCTCCGGCTCCGCCGCACCGTCGCGGCGATCGTCGGCGCCGACCTGGCCGACGTGCTGGTCGCGGGCTACAGCAACAGCTACCTGCACTACATCACCACGCCGGAGGAGTACGACACGCAGCAGTACGAGGGTGGCAGCACGCTCTTCGGCCGCTGGACCCTCCCCGCGCTCCAGCAAACCGCCAGTGACCTCGCGACCGCGATGCGGGACGGTAAGCCGATCCGGTACGGCGACGCGGAACCTGACGTACGGCGACCGCGCACCGCCCGCCCGCGAATCCCCCGCGACAAAGCACCGGCCGGCCGCGAGTTCGGCGACGTGCTGCTCGAACCACGACGCCGGTACCGGCCCGGGGACACCGTCACCGCGATCTTCGTGGCGGCGTACCCGAACAACGACCTGCGCCGCAACGGCAGCTATCTGGAGGTCGAACGCCGGACTGCCGACGGCTGGCAGCCTGTCGCCGACGACGGCGACTGGTCCACGACGTTCCGCTGGCGCCGGACGCGTACCGGGCAACTCGCCGTCGTCACGTGGGTCGTACCCGGCGACGCGACCGGTGAGCACCGGATCCGCTGTCACGGAAAGGCTCATCGGCAGGTCCTTCGGCCCTACACGGGCACCTCGCGGCTGTTCACCATCGAGGGCAGAGGAGGACGCCATGTGGACCAGATCTGA
- a CDS encoding N,N-dimethylformamidase beta subunit family domain-containing protein: protein MKIVTVVVRRSNSSPVRRRAALAAAVLLVPASLIAAPASAVAANVTVTATAVGSTATLTYRATATRAGQLRDVTVSIPRGSAGRITSANGTVRTVAPGVLRWVPGKIVRVAVGARFAIPFYGVRLPSGGPWTVGFMATGTTGAILSSGTAAVRRPIAANVRITASNPIPGQRTALYYAGTAGTAGVLTAVRMQLPTGAAGRVTSVNGTLSTSKGYAIWQPRVPLRVRAGARLSIPVYGVLLSKYGGILSLAMSAGTLMSGTGTLALIAPPAPMPAVPVAPFAPIPAGCPSSWPSTVAENAKPGTSQWAIPSTMNGPLSAYLTKVSVTCGDTVDLKVTSGRPVSVVAYRMGYYQGLGAREIWRRNGVPTVVQPAPTTGGTANGHPLRMTSAAQWSKTLTVPVTKDWVPGTYLIRVSDGTYASYAPLTVRDDTGTKHALLIQQANTTWEAYNSWGGVSFYSGLNTGSGRLTFDRPYTEGQGSGQYLPLEQGLVFWAESKGLDVTYWTDNDLDQFGGQLPARAGTIYLPGHDEYYSLQMRAALSQAITRGVNVANLGANAAYRRITFTDGSRRYWDIDRYTAGYDSTIWRYLGDGYASQPLLGAEYVCADLGNTLRTGNSWLFRGIAAGTVVPGFLAGEIDYVWPGLYRQPGLDIVASGTGTCRTNGRAAPMQATAFVAPSGARVFNGSSFAYGCFLVRRCPANWNFPAPAAASQQVVAIMLSNITEWVGRGTIQLQAGAGAAALRVGVPRQSIAIDPGD from the coding sequence GTGAAGATCGTCACCGTGGTGGTACGCCGCTCGAACTCGTCACCGGTACGCCGCCGGGCCGCGTTGGCCGCGGCTGTTCTGCTTGTTCCGGCGAGTCTGATCGCGGCGCCCGCGAGCGCGGTTGCCGCCAATGTCACCGTCACGGCGACGGCCGTGGGCAGCACCGCGACCTTGACCTATCGCGCGACGGCGACCCGTGCCGGGCAGCTGCGCGACGTCACGGTGTCGATTCCCCGGGGCTCGGCCGGACGGATCACGTCGGCGAACGGCACGGTCCGTACCGTGGCACCCGGCGTCCTTCGGTGGGTGCCGGGCAAGATCGTGCGGGTCGCGGTAGGTGCTCGCTTCGCGATCCCCTTCTACGGCGTACGGCTGCCGAGCGGCGGGCCGTGGACAGTGGGCTTCATGGCGACCGGAACGACCGGAGCGATCCTGTCCTCCGGTACGGCGGCCGTGCGCCGCCCGATCGCCGCGAACGTGCGGATCACCGCCTCCAACCCGATCCCGGGACAACGGACCGCGCTGTACTACGCGGGGACGGCCGGAACCGCGGGTGTTCTGACCGCGGTCCGGATGCAATTGCCCACGGGTGCCGCTGGGCGGGTCACCAGCGTGAACGGGACGTTGTCGACGTCCAAGGGGTACGCGATCTGGCAGCCGCGTGTTCCGTTGCGCGTTCGCGCCGGTGCGCGGCTGTCGATTCCGGTCTACGGAGTGCTGTTGTCGAAGTACGGCGGCATCCTGAGCCTCGCGATGTCGGCGGGCACCCTGATGTCCGGCACCGGAACCTTGGCTTTGATCGCGCCGCCGGCCCCGATGCCGGCGGTCCCGGTCGCGCCGTTCGCGCCGATCCCCGCGGGCTGCCCGTCCTCGTGGCCGTCGACGGTCGCCGAGAACGCGAAGCCCGGAACCAGCCAGTGGGCGATCCCGAGCACGATGAACGGCCCGTTGTCGGCCTACCTCACGAAGGTGTCCGTGACCTGTGGCGACACCGTCGACCTCAAGGTGACTTCCGGCCGGCCGGTCAGCGTGGTGGCGTACCGGATGGGGTACTACCAGGGCCTCGGAGCGCGGGAGATCTGGCGCCGGAACGGTGTGCCGACGGTCGTGCAGCCCGCGCCGACCACCGGTGGTACGGCCAACGGTCACCCCTTGCGCATGACGTCGGCGGCCCAGTGGTCGAAGACGCTGACGGTTCCGGTGACGAAGGACTGGGTGCCCGGAACGTACCTGATCAGGGTCAGCGACGGAACGTACGCGTCGTACGCGCCGCTGACGGTCCGGGACGACACCGGGACCAAGCACGCGCTGCTGATCCAGCAGGCGAACACGACCTGGGAGGCGTACAACAGCTGGGGCGGTGTCAGCTTCTACAGCGGCCTGAACACCGGCTCCGGCCGGCTGACGTTCGACCGTCCGTACACCGAGGGCCAAGGCTCCGGGCAGTACTTGCCGCTGGAGCAGGGACTCGTGTTCTGGGCCGAGTCCAAAGGGTTGGACGTGACCTACTGGACCGACAACGACCTGGACCAGTTCGGTGGCCAGTTGCCGGCGCGGGCCGGGACGATCTACTTGCCCGGTCACGACGAGTATTACTCGCTGCAGATGCGGGCCGCGCTCAGCCAGGCGATCACCCGTGGCGTCAATGTCGCCAACCTCGGCGCCAACGCGGCGTACCGGCGGATCACGTTCACCGATGGCAGCCGGCGGTACTGGGACATCGACCGGTACACCGCCGGGTACGACTCGACGATCTGGCGGTACCTGGGTGACGGCTATGCGTCGCAGCCGCTGCTCGGAGCAGAGTACGTCTGTGCGGACCTGGGCAACACCTTGCGGACCGGCAACAGCTGGCTCTTCCGCGGTATCGCGGCCGGTACCGTGGTGCCGGGGTTCCTGGCGGGGGAGATCGACTATGTCTGGCCGGGACTGTACAGACAGCCAGGACTCGACATCGTTGCCAGCGGCACCGGTACCTGCCGGACGAACGGGCGGGCGGCTCCGATGCAAGCGACCGCGTTCGTTGCGCCGTCCGGAGCGCGGGTGTTCAACGGCTCGTCGTTCGCGTACGGCTGCTTCCTGGTCCGCCGGTGCCCGGCGAACTGGAATTTCCCGGCCCCGGCGGCGGCGTCGCAGCAGGTGGTGGCGATCATGCTGAGCAACATCACCGAGTGGGTCGGGCGCGGGACGATCCAGCTCCAGGCCGGCGCCGGTGCTGCCGCGCTGCGGGTCGGCGTTCCCAGGCAATCGATCGCGATCGACCCGGGTGACTGA
- a CDS encoding esterase/lipase family protein, with protein MVDVWEPFSPPAALRRREMLGWLGYLQAVGPRVPAVDARSGPVPVLTVPGFLTGDWSMIPLARHLRRSGHATFTSGITVNSGCTEMLVESLERRLEDVVAAAERPVVVVGQSRGGTLCRMVAVRRPELLAGVVTLASPLLHQLATTQALVHQVQLMARLNVCGWPWLLTTDCLSGGCAERTSALLESPWPAGLPFVSLYSRQDAVVDWHACLDPAAEHIEVGGTHNGMGTDRHVQRLLAAKVRSFSART; from the coding sequence ATGGTTGACGTCTGGGAGCCGTTCAGTCCGCCGGCCGCGTTGCGGCGGCGCGAGATGCTGGGTTGGCTCGGTTATCTGCAGGCGGTCGGGCCGCGCGTTCCGGCGGTGGACGCCCGGTCCGGGCCGGTTCCGGTGCTGACGGTTCCTGGGTTCCTGACGGGTGACTGGTCGATGATCCCGTTGGCGCGGCACCTGCGCCGCTCCGGGCATGCCACGTTCACCAGCGGTATCACGGTGAACTCCGGCTGTACGGAGATGCTGGTGGAGTCGCTCGAGCGGCGTCTCGAGGACGTTGTCGCCGCGGCGGAGCGGCCGGTGGTGGTCGTCGGCCAGAGCCGCGGTGGAACGCTCTGCCGGATGGTGGCGGTACGGCGGCCCGAGTTGCTGGCCGGTGTGGTCACGCTGGCGTCTCCGCTGCTGCACCAGCTCGCGACCACTCAGGCGCTGGTGCATCAGGTCCAGCTGATGGCGAGGCTGAACGTCTGCGGCTGGCCGTGGCTGCTGACGACGGACTGCCTGAGCGGCGGCTGCGCGGAGCGGACGAGCGCGTTGCTCGAGTCGCCGTGGCCGGCCGGCCTGCCGTTCGTGTCCCTGTACTCGCGCCAGGACGCGGTCGTGGACTGGCATGCGTGCCTGGATCCGGCCGCCGAGCACATCGAGGTCGGCGGTACGCACAACGGCATGGGTACCGACCGCCACGTCCAGCGCCTGCTCGCTGCCAAGGTCCGGTCGTTCAGCGCGCGAACTTGA